From a region of the Pongo abelii isolate AG06213 chromosome 9, NHGRI_mPonAbe1-v2.0_pri, whole genome shotgun sequence genome:
- the PHRF1 gene encoding PHD and RING finger domain-containing protein 1 isoform X3: MDDDSLDELVARSPGPDGRPQVGPADPAGDFESSEGSSGDSGDDSDSEHGDGTDGEDEGASDEEDLEDRSGSEDSEDNGETLLEVAGTQGKLEATGSFNSDDDAESCPICLNAFRDQAVGTPENCAHYFCLDCIVEWSKNANSCPVDRTLFKCICIRAQFGGKILRKIPVENTKASEEEEEDPTFCEVCGRSDREDRLLLCDGCDAGYHMECLDPPLQEVPVDEWFCPECAAPGVLAADAGPVSEEEVSLLLADVVPTTSRLRPRAGRTRAIARTRQSERVRATVNRNRISTARRAQHTPGRLGSSLLDEAIEAVATGLSTAVYQRSLTPRTPARRKRKTRRRKKVPGRKKTLSGPSAKSKSSATRSKKRQHRVKKRRGKKVKSEATTRSRIARTLGLRRPVHSSCIPSVLKPVEPSLGLLRADIGAASLSLFGDPYELDPFDSSEELSANPLSPLSAKRRALSRSALQSHQPVARPVSVGLSRRCLPAAVPEPDLEEEPVPDLLGSILSGQSLLMLGSSDVIIHRDGSLSAKRAAPVSFQRNSGSLSRGEEGSKDCLQPRALPSGSLAQGPSGNRPQSTGLSCQGRSCIPARTSGAPVRLDLSATPGSVQAQNLSNGSTPGFRQSHSPRFNGTNKHTLPLASAASKISSRDSKPPCRSVVPGPPLKPAPRRTDISELPRIPKIRRDDGGGRQDASPAHGQSIEIPSACISRLTGREGAGQPGRGTRAESEASSRVPREPGVHTGSSRPPAPSSHGSLAPLGPSRGKGVGSTFESFRINIPGNMAHSSQLSSPGFCNTFRPVDNKEQRKENPSPLFSIKKTKQLRSEVYDPSDPTGSDSSAPSSSPERSGPGLLPSEITRTISINSPKAQTVQAVRCVTSYTVESIFGTEPEPPLGPSSAVSKLRGAVAAEGASDMEREEPTESQGLAARVRRPSPPEPWDEEDGASCSTFFGSEERTVTCVTVMEPEAPPSPDVPQAATHRVVELRPPSRSRSTSSSRSRKKAKRKRVSREHGRTRSGTRSESRDRSSRSASPSVGEERPRRQRSKAKSRRSSSDRSSSRERAKRKKAKDKSREHRRGPWGHSRRTSRSRSGSPGSSSYEHYESRKKKKRRSASRPRGRECSPTSSLERLRRHKHQRERSHEQLERKESVVWPRDRRKWRSRSPSSEHRAREHRRPRSREKRPRTRSHSPERKGAVREASPVPLAQGEPGREDLPTRSPALGEAHVLPEVVTANKASLQAPPVLEVAAECEPDDLDLDYGDSVEAGHVFDDFSSDAVFIQLDDMSSPPSPESTDSSPERDFPPKPALPPASLAVAAIQREVSLMHDEDPSQPPPLPEGPQEPHLLRPDAAEKAEAPSSPDVAPVGKEDSPSMSGRVQEAAQPEEVVSQTPLLRSRALVKRVTWNLQESESSAPAEDRAPRAPLHRPQKPREGAWDMEDVAPTGVRQVFSELPLPSHVLPEPGFPDTDPSQVYSPSLPPAPAQPSNIPPCALVSQPTVQFILQGSLPLVGCGAAQTLAPVPTALTPASEPASQATAASNSEEKTPAPRLAAEKTKKEEYMKKLHMQERAVEEVKLAIKPFYQKREVTKEEYKDILRKAVQKICHSKSGEINPVKVANLVKAYVDKYRHMRRHKKPEAGEEPPTQGAEG; encoded by the exons GTTCCGAAGATTCTGAAGACAACGGGGAGACATTGCTGGAGGTAGCGGGTACTCAGGGGAAACTGGAAGCCACTGgctcttttaattctgatgatGATGCAGAGAGCTGCCCGATCTGTCTCAACGCATTCAGAGACCAGGCCGTGGGGACGCCGGAGAACTGTGCCCATTACTTCTGCCTGGACTGCATTGTCGAGTGGTCCAAG aATGCCAATTCCTGTCCAGTTGATCGAACTCTATTTAAGTGCATTTGTATTCGAGCTCAATTTGGTGGTAAAATCTTAAGAAAG ATCCCAGTGGAGAACACCAAAGCgagtgaggaagaggaggaggacccTACCTTCTGTGAGGTGTGCGGCAGGAGCGACCGCGAGGACAGGCTTTTGCTCTGCGATGGCTGCGATGCGGG GTACCACATGGAATGCTTGGACCCCCCTCTCCAGGAGGTGCCAGTGGACGAGTGGTTCTGCCCGGAATGCGCTGCCCCTGGTGTGCTTGCCGCTG ATGCGGGTCCCGTGAGTGAGGAGGAGGTCTCCCTGCTGTTGGCCGATGTGGTTCCCACCACTAGCAGGCTTCGGCCTCGAGCAGGGAGGACCCGGGCGATAGCCAGGACACGgcagagtgagagagtgagagcaaCCGTGAACCGGAACCGGATCTCCACGGCCAGGAGGGCCCAG CACACACCAGGGCGCCTCGGGTCTTCCCTGTTGGATGAAGCCATCGAGGCTGTGGCGACTGGCCTCAGCACCGCCGTGTATCAGCGCTCCCTGACGCCGCGCACTCCTGCCCGACGGAAGAGGAAGACAA GAAGACGGAAGAAAGTGCCGGGAAGAAAGAAAACCCTGTCCGGACCATCCGCAAAAAGTAAGAGCTCAGCGACAAGATCTAAGAAACGCCAACATCGAGtgaagaagagaagagggaagaaggtGAAG AGTGAAGCCACCACTCGCTCTCGAATCGCGCGGACGCTGGGCCTGCGCAGGCCTGTTCACAGCAGCTGCATCCCATCAGTGTTGAAGCCAGTGGAGCCCTCCTTGGGGCTGCTGAGAGCGGATATTGGagctgcctctctgtctctgtttggAGATCCCTATGAGCTGGACCCCTTCGACAG CAGTGAAGAGCTTTCTGCAAACCCTCTTTCTCCTCTGAGTGCCAAGAGACGGGCTCTGTCCCGGTCAGCCCTGCAGTCCCACCAGCCCGTGGCCAGGCCCGTCTCCGTGGGGCTTTCCAG GAGGTGCCTCCCTGCTGCGGTGCCAGAGCCAGACTTGGAGGAGGAGCCAGTGCCTGACCTGCTGGGCAGCATCCTGTCGGGCCAGAGCCTCCTGATGCTGGGCAGCAGTGATGTCATCATCCACCGCGACGGCTCCCTCAGCGCGAAGAGGGCGG ctccaGTTTCTTTTCAGCGAAACTCAGGCAGTCTGTCCAGAGGGGAAGAAGGATCCAAGGACTGCCTGCAGCCCCGAGCACTGCCCTCCGGGAGCCTGGCCCAAGGCCCCTCAGGAAACAGGCCACAGAGCACAGGGCTCAGCTGTCAAGGCAGGTCTTGCATCCCCGCCCGCACATCAGGGGCACCTGTGAGGCTGGACTTGTCAGCAACCCCTGGGTCGGTTCAGGCTCAGAACTTGTCAAATGGGAGCACGCCTGGCTTCAGACAGAGTCACAGCCCCCGGTTCAACGGCACCAACAAGCACACTTTGCCCCTGGCTTCTGCCGCGTCTAAGATCTCGAGCAGAGATTCTAAGCCCCCATGTCGCAGTGTGGTGCCGGGGCCTCCCCTGAAACCAGCGCCCAGAAGAACGGACATCTCTGAGCTACCCAGGATACCAAAGATCAGGAGAGACGACGGTGGTGGCAGACAGGATGCATCCCCGGCCCACGGGCAGAGCATTGAGATCCCCAGCGCCTGTATCAGCCGACTGACTGGCAGGGAGGGCGCCGGGCAGCCAGGGCGAGGCACGCGGGCAGAGAGCGAGGCCAGCAGCAGGGTGCCCCGGGAGCCCGGCGTGCACACGGGCAGCTCccggcccccagcccccagctcccaTGGCAGTTTGGCCCCACTGGGACCATCAAGAGGGAAAGGGGTTGGGTCGACCTTTGAGAGCTTCCGGATCAATATTCCTGGAAACATGGCACATTCCAGCCAGCTCTCCAGTCCTGGCTTCTGTAACACGTTCCGGCCTGTGGACAATAAGGAGCAGAGGAAGGAGAACCCCTCACCCCTCTTCTCCATCAAGAAGACGAAGCAGCTCCGGAGCGAGGTCTACGACCCATCCGACCCCACCGGCTCCGACTCCAGCGCCCCTAGCAGCAGCCCGGAGAGGTCTGGCCCTGGCCTCCTGCCCTCTGAGATCACACGAACCATCTCCATCAACAGCCCGAAGGCCCAGACGGTGCAGGCTGTGCGCTGCGTCACCTCCTACACGGTGGAGAGCATCTTTGGTACAGAGCCCGAGCCCCCTCTTGGACCGTCCTCTGCTGTGTCCAAGCTCCGGGGTGCAGTGGCTGCCGAGGGGGCCTCTGACATGGAGCGAGAGGAGCCCACAGAGAGCCAGGGCCTGGCTGCCCGGGTGCGGAGGCCATCCCCACCAGAGCCCTGGGATGAGGAAGATGGGGCGTCTTGCAGCACCTTCTTTGGCTCTGAGGAGCGGACGGTGACCTGTGTGACTGTCATGGAGCCAGAAGCCCCACCCAGCCCGGACGTGCCGCAGGCTGCCACCCACAGAGTTGTGGAGCTCAGGCCCCCTTCCCGGTCCCGCTCCACATCCAGCTCCCGCAGCAGGAAGAAGGCCAAGAGGAAGAGGGTGTCCAGGGAGCACGGACGGACGCGCTCTGGGACGCGCTCTGAATCCAGGGACAGGAGCTCGAGGTCAGCGTCACCATCAGTGGGTGAGGAGCGCCCCAGGAGGCAGCGGTCCAAGGCCAAGAGCCGGCGGTCCTCTAGCGACCGCTCCAGCAGCCGAGAGCGAGCTAAGAGGAAGAAAGCCAAGGACAAGAGCAGGGAGCACAGGCGGGGCCCCTGGGGCCACAGCCGGAGGACGTCCCGGTCGCGTTCGGGGAGCCCTGGCAGCTCTTCCTACGAGCACTATGAgagcaggaagaagaagaagaggagatcAGCGTCCAGACCTCGGGGAAGGGAGTGCTCCCCCACCAGCAGCCTGGAGAGGCTCCGCAGGCACAAGCACCAGCGGGAACGCAGCCACGAGCAGCTAGAGAGGAAGGAGAGTGTGGTGTGGCCCCGAGACCGGAGGAAGTGGAGGTCCCGGTCCCCAAGCTCAGAGCACAGGGCACGGGAGCACAGGCGGCCACGGTCCCGCGAGAAGCGGCCGCGGACCCGGTCCCATTCCCCAGAGAGGAAGGGGGCTGTGAGGGAGGCTTCCCCAGTACCCCTTGCACAGGGGGAACCAGGGCGGGAAGACCTCCCCACCAGGTCGCCAGCCTTGGGGGAAGCACATGTCTTGCCGGAGGTGGTTACAGCCAACAAGGCCTCCCTGCAGGCTCCCCCTGTCCTGGAGGTGGCAGCTGAGTGTGAGCCCGATGACCTGGACCTGGATTATGGTGACTCCGTGGAGGCGGGACACGTCTTTGACGATTTCTCAAGCGACGCCGTTTTCATCCAGCTCGATGACATGAGCTCGCCACCTTCTCCCGAAAGCACAGACTCTTCCCCGGAGCGAGACTTCCCACCGAAGCCTGCGTTGCCCCCAGCCAGCCTGGCCGTGGCCGCCATCCAGAGGGAGGTGTCACTGATGCACGATGAAGACCCTTCgcagcccccacccctgccagagGGCCCCCAGGAGCCACATTTGCTCAGGCCGGACGCGGCTGAGAAGGCCGAGGCACCCAGTTCCCCGGATGTGGCGCCTGTGGGGAAGGAAGACAGCCCTTCTATGAGTGGGAGGGTACAGGAGGCAGCCCAGCCTGAGGAGGTGGTTTCGCAGACCCCCCTGCTGAGGTCCAGAGCCCTGGTGAAGCGGGTTACCTGGAACCTGCAGGAGTCGGAGAGCAGCGCCCCCGCTGAGGACAGAGCCCCCC GGGCACCACTTCACAGGCCACAGAAGCCCCGAGAAGGAGCCTGGGACATGGAGGACGTGGCCCCCACAGGGGTCAGGCAGGTGTTCTCCGAGCTGCCCCTTCCCAGTCATGTGCTTCCGGAACCTGGGTTCCCAGACACAGACCCCTCTCAG GTTTATAGCCCCAGCCTGCCGCCTGCCCCGGCCCAGCCCTCAAACATCCCACCCTGCGCACTGGTCAGCCAGCCCACGGTCCAGTTCATCCTCCAGGGGAGCCTGCCGCTAGTGGGCTGTGGGGCAGCACAGACCCTGGCCCCAGTGCCCACTGCCCTGACCCCAGCCTCAGAGCCAGCCAGTcaagccactgcagccagcaacTCGGAGGAGAAGACCCCGGCCCCCAGGCTAGCTGCGGAGAAAACCAAGAAGGAGGAG TACATGAAGAAGCTGCACATGCAGGAGCGTGCTGTGGAGGAGGTGAAGCTGGCCATCAAGCCCTTCTACCAGAAGAGGGAGGTGACCAAGGAGGAGTACAAGGACATCCTGCGCAAGGCCGTGCAGAAG ATCTGCCACAGCAAGAGTGGAGAGATCAACCCCGTGAAGGTGGCCAACCTGGTGAAGGCATACGTGGACAAGTACAGGCACATGCGCAGGCACAAGAAACCAGAGGCCGGCGAGGAACCGCCCACGCAGGGGGCCGAGGGCTGA
- the PHRF1 gene encoding PHD and RING finger domain-containing protein 1 isoform X2 produces the protein MDDDSLDELVARSPGPDGRPQVGPADPAGDFEESSEGSSGDSGDDSDSEHGDGTDGEDEGASDEEDLEDRSGSEDSEDNGETLLEVAGTQGKLEATGSFNSDDDAESCPICLNAFRDQAVGTPENCAHYFCLDCIVEWSKNANSCPVDRTLFKCICIRAQFGGKILRKIPVENTKASEEEEEDPTFCEVCGRSDREDRLLLCDGCDAGYHMECLDPPLQEVPVDEWFCPECAAPGVLAADAGPVSEEEVSLLLADVVPTTSRLRPRAGRTRAIARTRQSERVRATVNRNRISTARRAQHTPGRLGSSLLDEAIEAVATGLSTAVYQRSLTPRTPARRKRKTRRRKKVPGRKKTLSGPSAKSKSSATRSKKRQHRVKKRRGKKVKSEATTRSRIARTLGLRRPVHSSCIPSVLKPVEPSLGLLRADIGAASLSLFGDPYELDPFDSEELSANPLSPLSAKRRALSRSALQSHQPVARPVSVGLSRRCLPAAVPEPDLEEEPVPDLLGSILSGQSLLMLGSSDVIIHRDGSLSAKRAAPVSFQRNSGSLSRGEEGSKDCLQPRALPSGSLAQGPSGNRPQSTGLSCQGRSCIPARTSGAPVRLDLSATPGSVQAQNLSNGSTPGFRQSHSPRFNGTNKHTLPLASAASKISSRDSKPPCRSVVPGPPLKPAPRRTDISELPRIPKIRRDDGGGRQDASPAHGQSIEIPSACISRLTGREGAGQPGRGTRAESEASSRVPREPGVHTGSSRPPAPSSHGSLAPLGPSRGKGVGSTFESFRINIPGNMAHSSQLSSPGFCNTFRPVDNKEQRKENPSPLFSIKKTKQLRSEVYDPSDPTGSDSSAPSSSPERSGPGLLPSEITRTISINSPKAQTVQAVRCVTSYTVESIFGTEPEPPLGPSSAVSKLRGAVAAEGASDMEREEPTESQGLAARVRRPSPPEPWDEEDGASCSTFFGSEERTVTCVTVMEPEAPPSPDVPQAATHRVVELRPPSRSRSTSSSRSRKKAKRKRVSREHGRTRSGTRSESRDRSSRSASPSVGEERPRRQRSKAKSRRSSSDRSSSRERAKRKKAKDKSREHRRGPWGHSRRTSRSRSGSPGSSSYEHYESRKKKKRRSASRPRGRECSPTSSLERLRRHKHQRERSHEQLERKESVVWPRDRRKWRSRSPSSEHRAREHRRPRSREKRPRTRSHSPERKGAVREASPVPLAQGEPGREDLPTRSPALGEAHVLPEVVTANKASLQAPPVLEVAAECEPDDLDLDYGDSVEAGHVFDDFSSDAVFIQLDDMSSPPSPESTDSSPERDFPPKPALPPASLAVAAIQREVSLMHDEDPSQPPPLPEGPQEPHLLRPDAAEKAEAPSSPDVAPVGKEDSPSMSGRVQEAAQPEEVVSQTPLLRSRALVKRVTWNLQESESSAPAEDRAPRAPLHRPQKPREGAWDMEDVAPTGVRQVFSELPLPSHVLPEPGFPDTDPSQVYSPSLPPAPAQPSNIPPCALVSQPTVQFILQGSLPLVGCGAAQTLAPVPTALTPASEPASQATAASNSEEKTPAPRLAAEKTKKEEYMKKLHMQERAVEEVKLAIKPFYQKREVTKEEYKDILRKAVQKICHSKSGEINPVKVANLVKAYVDKYRHMRRHKKPEAGEEPPTQGAEG, from the exons GTTCCGAAGATTCTGAAGACAACGGGGAGACATTGCTGGAGGTAGCGGGTACTCAGGGGAAACTGGAAGCCACTGgctcttttaattctgatgatGATGCAGAGAGCTGCCCGATCTGTCTCAACGCATTCAGAGACCAGGCCGTGGGGACGCCGGAGAACTGTGCCCATTACTTCTGCCTGGACTGCATTGTCGAGTGGTCCAAG aATGCCAATTCCTGTCCAGTTGATCGAACTCTATTTAAGTGCATTTGTATTCGAGCTCAATTTGGTGGTAAAATCTTAAGAAAG ATCCCAGTGGAGAACACCAAAGCgagtgaggaagaggaggaggacccTACCTTCTGTGAGGTGTGCGGCAGGAGCGACCGCGAGGACAGGCTTTTGCTCTGCGATGGCTGCGATGCGGG GTACCACATGGAATGCTTGGACCCCCCTCTCCAGGAGGTGCCAGTGGACGAGTGGTTCTGCCCGGAATGCGCTGCCCCTGGTGTGCTTGCCGCTG ATGCGGGTCCCGTGAGTGAGGAGGAGGTCTCCCTGCTGTTGGCCGATGTGGTTCCCACCACTAGCAGGCTTCGGCCTCGAGCAGGGAGGACCCGGGCGATAGCCAGGACACGgcagagtgagagagtgagagcaaCCGTGAACCGGAACCGGATCTCCACGGCCAGGAGGGCCCAG CACACACCAGGGCGCCTCGGGTCTTCCCTGTTGGATGAAGCCATCGAGGCTGTGGCGACTGGCCTCAGCACCGCCGTGTATCAGCGCTCCCTGACGCCGCGCACTCCTGCCCGACGGAAGAGGAAGACAA GAAGACGGAAGAAAGTGCCGGGAAGAAAGAAAACCCTGTCCGGACCATCCGCAAAAAGTAAGAGCTCAGCGACAAGATCTAAGAAACGCCAACATCGAGtgaagaagagaagagggaagaaggtGAAG AGTGAAGCCACCACTCGCTCTCGAATCGCGCGGACGCTGGGCCTGCGCAGGCCTGTTCACAGCAGCTGCATCCCATCAGTGTTGAAGCCAGTGGAGCCCTCCTTGGGGCTGCTGAGAGCGGATATTGGagctgcctctctgtctctgtttggAGATCCCTATGAGCTGGACCCCTTCGACAG TGAAGAGCTTTCTGCAAACCCTCTTTCTCCTCTGAGTGCCAAGAGACGGGCTCTGTCCCGGTCAGCCCTGCAGTCCCACCAGCCCGTGGCCAGGCCCGTCTCCGTGGGGCTTTCCAG GAGGTGCCTCCCTGCTGCGGTGCCAGAGCCAGACTTGGAGGAGGAGCCAGTGCCTGACCTGCTGGGCAGCATCCTGTCGGGCCAGAGCCTCCTGATGCTGGGCAGCAGTGATGTCATCATCCACCGCGACGGCTCCCTCAGCGCGAAGAGGGCGG ctccaGTTTCTTTTCAGCGAAACTCAGGCAGTCTGTCCAGAGGGGAAGAAGGATCCAAGGACTGCCTGCAGCCCCGAGCACTGCCCTCCGGGAGCCTGGCCCAAGGCCCCTCAGGAAACAGGCCACAGAGCACAGGGCTCAGCTGTCAAGGCAGGTCTTGCATCCCCGCCCGCACATCAGGGGCACCTGTGAGGCTGGACTTGTCAGCAACCCCTGGGTCGGTTCAGGCTCAGAACTTGTCAAATGGGAGCACGCCTGGCTTCAGACAGAGTCACAGCCCCCGGTTCAACGGCACCAACAAGCACACTTTGCCCCTGGCTTCTGCCGCGTCTAAGATCTCGAGCAGAGATTCTAAGCCCCCATGTCGCAGTGTGGTGCCGGGGCCTCCCCTGAAACCAGCGCCCAGAAGAACGGACATCTCTGAGCTACCCAGGATACCAAAGATCAGGAGAGACGACGGTGGTGGCAGACAGGATGCATCCCCGGCCCACGGGCAGAGCATTGAGATCCCCAGCGCCTGTATCAGCCGACTGACTGGCAGGGAGGGCGCCGGGCAGCCAGGGCGAGGCACGCGGGCAGAGAGCGAGGCCAGCAGCAGGGTGCCCCGGGAGCCCGGCGTGCACACGGGCAGCTCccggcccccagcccccagctcccaTGGCAGTTTGGCCCCACTGGGACCATCAAGAGGGAAAGGGGTTGGGTCGACCTTTGAGAGCTTCCGGATCAATATTCCTGGAAACATGGCACATTCCAGCCAGCTCTCCAGTCCTGGCTTCTGTAACACGTTCCGGCCTGTGGACAATAAGGAGCAGAGGAAGGAGAACCCCTCACCCCTCTTCTCCATCAAGAAGACGAAGCAGCTCCGGAGCGAGGTCTACGACCCATCCGACCCCACCGGCTCCGACTCCAGCGCCCCTAGCAGCAGCCCGGAGAGGTCTGGCCCTGGCCTCCTGCCCTCTGAGATCACACGAACCATCTCCATCAACAGCCCGAAGGCCCAGACGGTGCAGGCTGTGCGCTGCGTCACCTCCTACACGGTGGAGAGCATCTTTGGTACAGAGCCCGAGCCCCCTCTTGGACCGTCCTCTGCTGTGTCCAAGCTCCGGGGTGCAGTGGCTGCCGAGGGGGCCTCTGACATGGAGCGAGAGGAGCCCACAGAGAGCCAGGGCCTGGCTGCCCGGGTGCGGAGGCCATCCCCACCAGAGCCCTGGGATGAGGAAGATGGGGCGTCTTGCAGCACCTTCTTTGGCTCTGAGGAGCGGACGGTGACCTGTGTGACTGTCATGGAGCCAGAAGCCCCACCCAGCCCGGACGTGCCGCAGGCTGCCACCCACAGAGTTGTGGAGCTCAGGCCCCCTTCCCGGTCCCGCTCCACATCCAGCTCCCGCAGCAGGAAGAAGGCCAAGAGGAAGAGGGTGTCCAGGGAGCACGGACGGACGCGCTCTGGGACGCGCTCTGAATCCAGGGACAGGAGCTCGAGGTCAGCGTCACCATCAGTGGGTGAGGAGCGCCCCAGGAGGCAGCGGTCCAAGGCCAAGAGCCGGCGGTCCTCTAGCGACCGCTCCAGCAGCCGAGAGCGAGCTAAGAGGAAGAAAGCCAAGGACAAGAGCAGGGAGCACAGGCGGGGCCCCTGGGGCCACAGCCGGAGGACGTCCCGGTCGCGTTCGGGGAGCCCTGGCAGCTCTTCCTACGAGCACTATGAgagcaggaagaagaagaagaggagatcAGCGTCCAGACCTCGGGGAAGGGAGTGCTCCCCCACCAGCAGCCTGGAGAGGCTCCGCAGGCACAAGCACCAGCGGGAACGCAGCCACGAGCAGCTAGAGAGGAAGGAGAGTGTGGTGTGGCCCCGAGACCGGAGGAAGTGGAGGTCCCGGTCCCCAAGCTCAGAGCACAGGGCACGGGAGCACAGGCGGCCACGGTCCCGCGAGAAGCGGCCGCGGACCCGGTCCCATTCCCCAGAGAGGAAGGGGGCTGTGAGGGAGGCTTCCCCAGTACCCCTTGCACAGGGGGAACCAGGGCGGGAAGACCTCCCCACCAGGTCGCCAGCCTTGGGGGAAGCACATGTCTTGCCGGAGGTGGTTACAGCCAACAAGGCCTCCCTGCAGGCTCCCCCTGTCCTGGAGGTGGCAGCTGAGTGTGAGCCCGATGACCTGGACCTGGATTATGGTGACTCCGTGGAGGCGGGACACGTCTTTGACGATTTCTCAAGCGACGCCGTTTTCATCCAGCTCGATGACATGAGCTCGCCACCTTCTCCCGAAAGCACAGACTCTTCCCCGGAGCGAGACTTCCCACCGAAGCCTGCGTTGCCCCCAGCCAGCCTGGCCGTGGCCGCCATCCAGAGGGAGGTGTCACTGATGCACGATGAAGACCCTTCgcagcccccacccctgccagagGGCCCCCAGGAGCCACATTTGCTCAGGCCGGACGCGGCTGAGAAGGCCGAGGCACCCAGTTCCCCGGATGTGGCGCCTGTGGGGAAGGAAGACAGCCCTTCTATGAGTGGGAGGGTACAGGAGGCAGCCCAGCCTGAGGAGGTGGTTTCGCAGACCCCCCTGCTGAGGTCCAGAGCCCTGGTGAAGCGGGTTACCTGGAACCTGCAGGAGTCGGAGAGCAGCGCCCCCGCTGAGGACAGAGCCCCCC GGGCACCACTTCACAGGCCACAGAAGCCCCGAGAAGGAGCCTGGGACATGGAGGACGTGGCCCCCACAGGGGTCAGGCAGGTGTTCTCCGAGCTGCCCCTTCCCAGTCATGTGCTTCCGGAACCTGGGTTCCCAGACACAGACCCCTCTCAG GTTTATAGCCCCAGCCTGCCGCCTGCCCCGGCCCAGCCCTCAAACATCCCACCCTGCGCACTGGTCAGCCAGCCCACGGTCCAGTTCATCCTCCAGGGGAGCCTGCCGCTAGTGGGCTGTGGGGCAGCACAGACCCTGGCCCCAGTGCCCACTGCCCTGACCCCAGCCTCAGAGCCAGCCAGTcaagccactgcagccagcaacTCGGAGGAGAAGACCCCGGCCCCCAGGCTAGCTGCGGAGAAAACCAAGAAGGAGGAG TACATGAAGAAGCTGCACATGCAGGAGCGTGCTGTGGAGGAGGTGAAGCTGGCCATCAAGCCCTTCTACCAGAAGAGGGAGGTGACCAAGGAGGAGTACAAGGACATCCTGCGCAAGGCCGTGCAGAAG ATCTGCCACAGCAAGAGTGGAGAGATCAACCCCGTGAAGGTGGCCAACCTGGTGAAGGCATACGTGGACAAGTACAGGCACATGCGCAGGCACAAGAAACCAGAGGCCGGCGAGGAACCGCCCACGCAGGGGGCCGAGGGCTGA